In Zobellia roscoffensis, the following are encoded in one genomic region:
- a CDS encoding VCBS repeat-containing protein: MKTAVPTYILFLSAILVAFSSCTDKTLDQKNNETTSPLFEQATIKRTNINFSNEIRENDKFNMVDYFYVYNGGGVSIGDLNNDGLPDIFFSGNMVSDALYMNLDSLKFKDVTKSLGNYSDGWSTGTTMVDINHDGLLDIYVCRSGNFEENKRKNLLFINQGNSSFKEQAHTYGLADSSYSTQAVFWDYDKDGDLDMYLLNHTNTVRDPNSIRPLLSNGEGPANDRLYRNDEDKGNGIKFTEVSKQAGILLDGFGLGVSIADLNDDGWEDIFVTNDFLANDYIYINQQDGTFKEMAKSYLKHVSHFSMGNDIADFNNDGLLDLVTVDMRPEDNFHEKKMSGALNFDLFQKTLSFNYLPQYMRNTLQINRGKSATNKTQYSEIGQLSGVDATDWSWGPLFADFDNDGLKDLFITNGYLRDITDLDFINYTSTLANSKMHDSLDHILKEKAKERPSIQIPNYAFKNSGGFTFENVTKNWGFDRPSLSNGAAYSDLDNDGDLDLVINNINDLATVYENRSNSISENYYLAINLIGDSLNLDGLGTEVRIYQASGSQLKRQSVTRGYQSSVDKTVHFGLGTDPKIDSILVAWPNGKINKILNPKTNQKLTISMNSGSAIIKLPSTENKKIFKDNTNNLKLALSHDETIYYDFNRTYLLPHKLSEQGPGLAVGDINNDGFEDFFMGGGYNHSGRLFFGSKSGTFSNKLLTPNEKEKYEEDTGVLLFDYDNDNDLDLYITSGSNEFHENSKYYQDRLYENDGQGNFKLTEGVLPTLLSSTSCVRAADFDKDGDLDLFVGSRLTPLKYPLPSKSYLLVNEGGKFIDATNKLAPALRKPGMVTDAIWTDYDSDGDFDLIVVGEFMSIEFYENHNGTFSNSSLKTGLTHTAGWWNSINGGDFDNDGDIDYILGNLGLNSKYKATSEEPLSIYASDYDKNGTIDPIITTFNNGKEYPVHSRDDIIKQIPPLKKKFPDYASYAQATINEVLTPQEKSSSYSAKVFEFASSILINNGNGKFDLKPLPEWAQIAPVHGILISDFDADGNLDVLLSGNDHGTEVGIGRYDASKGTYLKGTGKGNFISSLFSDSGLLIDGNARGAAAITINNKQGYIFGSNNGNLKSYLLSDQVNSNETLTIPEKSVMAKIVLDDGKIRMHELYNGSSYLSQSTKSIQLSGREKSVIFSDSKARKTGIYNKP, from the coding sequence ATGAAAACAGCCGTCCCAACCTATATACTTTTCCTTTCCGCAATTCTAGTGGCATTCTCTTCATGCACGGATAAAACATTAGACCAGAAAAACAACGAAACAACATCTCCCTTATTTGAGCAAGCCACTATAAAAAGAACCAATATTAACTTTTCAAATGAAATTAGAGAAAATGATAAATTTAATATGGTAGACTATTTTTATGTCTATAACGGAGGGGGAGTTTCAATTGGCGATTTAAACAATGATGGGCTTCCGGATATATTTTTTTCAGGTAATATGGTTAGCGATGCCTTATACATGAACCTTGATAGTCTTAAATTCAAAGACGTTACCAAAAGCTTAGGCAACTATAGTGATGGATGGTCTACAGGAACCACAATGGTAGATATTAACCATGACGGACTTCTTGATATATATGTATGTCGTTCTGGTAATTTTGAAGAAAATAAGCGCAAAAACCTTCTATTTATAAATCAAGGTAATTCTTCTTTTAAAGAACAAGCACATACCTACGGTTTAGCGGATAGTAGTTATAGCACCCAAGCCGTTTTTTGGGATTACGACAAAGATGGCGATCTTGATATGTATCTTTTAAACCATACCAATACAGTAAGAGATCCCAATAGTATCAGACCCTTGTTGTCCAATGGCGAAGGCCCTGCTAATGACCGACTTTATAGAAATGACGAAGATAAAGGCAATGGTATAAAATTTACTGAGGTAAGCAAGCAAGCCGGTATTTTATTGGACGGTTTTGGTTTGGGCGTAAGCATTGCCGATTTAAATGACGATGGATGGGAAGACATCTTTGTAACCAATGATTTTTTAGCGAACGATTACATCTATATAAATCAACAAGACGGTACTTTTAAAGAAATGGCAAAATCTTATTTAAAACACGTAAGCCATTTTAGCATGGGAAATGATATCGCAGATTTTAATAATGATGGCCTTTTAGACCTTGTAACGGTAGATATGCGCCCAGAAGATAATTTTCATGAAAAAAAAATGTCAGGCGCCCTTAATTTTGATCTGTTCCAAAAAACATTATCGTTTAATTACTTACCACAATACATGCGAAACACTTTACAAATCAATAGAGGTAAGAGTGCTACCAACAAAACTCAATATTCAGAAATTGGTCAACTCTCCGGGGTTGATGCAACAGATTGGAGCTGGGGACCCTTGTTTGCGGATTTTGACAATGATGGACTAAAAGATTTATTTATAACTAACGGCTACTTAAGGGATATCACTGACCTAGACTTCATTAACTATACCAGTACATTGGCCAATAGTAAAATGCACGATAGCCTAGATCACATTCTAAAAGAAAAAGCTAAAGAAAGACCGTCAATTCAAATTCCAAATTACGCTTTTAAAAATTCAGGCGGATTTACTTTTGAAAATGTCACTAAAAATTGGGGTTTTGACCGCCCATCACTTTCAAATGGTGCTGCCTATTCCGATTTGGATAACGACGGTGATCTTGATTTGGTCATTAATAATATTAATGATTTAGCCACAGTATACGAAAACCGATCAAACTCTATTAGTGAAAATTATTACCTAGCTATAAATCTCATAGGAGACAGCTTAAATTTGGACGGTCTAGGAACAGAAGTTCGTATATATCAAGCAAGTGGAAGTCAATTAAAAAGGCAATCGGTAACGAGAGGGTATCAATCCTCCGTAGATAAAACTGTGCACTTTGGGTTAGGAACCGATCCAAAAATCGATAGTATTTTAGTTGCCTGGCCAAACGGTAAAATCAATAAAATCCTAAATCCTAAAACCAATCAAAAATTAACAATTTCCATGAACTCTGGTAGTGCCATAATAAAACTGCCCTCCACAGAAAATAAGAAGATTTTTAAAGATAATACCAATAATCTAAAACTAGCTCTATCACATGACGAAACCATTTATTATGACTTTAACAGAACCTATTTACTTCCTCATAAATTATCCGAACAAGGACCTGGCTTGGCTGTTGGCGACATAAACAATGATGGTTTTGAAGACTTTTTCATGGGAGGTGGCTACAATCATAGTGGGCGTTTATTCTTTGGTTCGAAAAGCGGTACTTTCAGTAATAAATTACTTACACCTAATGAAAAAGAAAAGTACGAAGAAGACACCGGCGTCCTTTTATTCGATTATGATAACGACAACGACCTTGATTTATATATAACCAGTGGCAGTAATGAGTTTCATGAAAACTCAAAATACTACCAAGATCGTTTATATGAAAACGACGGTCAAGGAAATTTTAAACTTACGGAGGGGGTCTTACCAACACTGTTGAGCAGTACTTCTTGTGTTAGAGCTGCAGATTTTGATAAAGATGGAGATTTAGACCTTTTTGTAGGTAGTAGACTTACTCCTTTAAAATATCCCCTACCCTCCAAAAGTTATTTATTAGTTAATGAAGGGGGGAAATTTATTGATGCTACTAACAAATTAGCTCCCGCCTTAAGAAAACCTGGTATGGTTACCGACGCCATTTGGACAGATTATGATTCGGATGGTGATTTTGACTTAATTGTGGTGGGTGAATTCATGTCCATTGAATTTTATGAAAACCATAATGGAACTTTCAGTAACAGTTCTCTAAAGACTGGACTTACCCATACTGCCGGTTGGTGGAACAGTATTAACGGTGGAGATTTTGACAATGACGGCGATATAGACTATATACTGGGTAATCTTGGACTAAATTCAAAATACAAAGCCACTTCAGAAGAACCGTTGTCCATCTACGCCTCAGACTATGATAAAAATGGCACTATAGACCCAATTATAACAACATTTAATAATGGCAAAGAATATCCTGTTCACTCACGAGACGATATTATAAAACAAATTCCGCCATTAAAGAAAAAATTTCCTGACTACGCTAGTTATGCGCAAGCAACAATAAACGAAGTTTTAACACCTCAAGAAAAAAGCAGTTCTTATAGTGCCAAAGTATTTGAATTTGCATCTTCTATTTTAATAAATAATGGCAACGGAAAGTTCGACTTAAAACCTTTACCAGAATGGGCACAAATTGCACCAGTTCATGGAATACTAATTTCAGATTTTGATGCAGATGGCAATCTAGATGTTCTACTTTCCGGTAACGATCACGGTACCGAAGTAGGAATTGGAAGATACGACGCCTCCAAAGGAACATATTTAAAAGGTACAGGAAAAGGGAATTTTATTTCTTCGCTATTTTCAGATTCAGGACTATTAATTGATGGAAACGCGCGCGGGGCGGCGGCCATAACTATCAATAACAAACAAGGGTATATATTCGGGTCAAATAACGGTAATTTGAAATCTTATTTGTTATCCGACCAAGTTAATTCTAACGAAACACTAACCATACCCGAAAAAAGTGTAATGGCTAAAATTGTTTTAGATGATGGTAAAATAAGAATGCATGAACTCTACAATGGCTCAAGTTACCTTTCTCAATCCACAAAAAGCATTCAACTTTCCGGAAGAGAAAAATCGGTGATTTTTTCAGATAGCAAAGCACGAAAAACCGGTATTTACAATAAACCATAA
- a CDS encoding SusC/RagA family TonB-linked outer membrane protein, producing MKLTFSTNQLKLLALGISLLWGSLTLTAQTTINGTVTDGETNSPLPGVNVIAGTQGVITDFDGNYELSVPSEITSLEFSSLGFATQSVAIDGRTTINVTMDPESQALDEVVIVGYGTVKKSDLTGSVSSIDGDAFKELPVTSVDQAIQARAPGVQVTQTSAAPGGGVSVRIRGSNSINSGSEPLYVVDGFPIYPDNSAYSAGGARQATNILASINPNDIESIEVLKDASATSIYGSRGSNGVVLITTKRGKAGKAKISYDGSYSTQTITNPINVLTGSEFATYLNTLETSQGGAPIYSQDQVSAFGKGTNWLDEVTRVGSVQNHQLTFSGGNKENRYAITGNYHDNKGIIKMTDFQRYGIRLNVDNSVFNNFLNVSSSWSYNRTVSNNAPTDQGGPGGIIITALGLDPTVPVFNEDGTYALASYDGRFSINPLQELEFATDKDITNRVLGNTTFTFNLTEHLKAKTSIGADILNINRTSFFPSVNTRIGRDNAGELTLANRNSGNILNENLLTYNNQFGKHFVDAVAGYTYQKEVNNFFSSTTRGITAASVDQATLQGGPDIITPTSNRREWLLESVLGRINYNFDSRYLATVTFRRDGSSRFGTENKWANFPSVALGWNLSNENFFADKGISEVMNNFKLRASWGLTGNSEIPVYNSLANLSEFNYVVNGSLVLGLADDRLSNADLKWESTTMRNIGIDASFFNSRMNLTLDYFSNRTEDLLLFVSIPSSLGFQSILKNSGSLENTGFEIGLDGYIVNGEDFKWNVAGNLSILKNELTDLGDSTPFFSGSTSGHLGVEGSWVEAGNPIGVWRGYDYVGIFQSEDEIANNPSRSGDKPGYPQYRDVNGDGEITPDDYVIIGDPNPDFTWGLNSTFTYKNFDMGLFFRGSQGFDVRNLQASELGDGVQKINQISTILTDSWTPTNTGASRPVIDGNRDFANSYRDSDYFIEDGSFIRLQNISLGYTLPQFNDLISKARIYVSGQNLFTITDYTGFDPEVNNRGQNNLNRGDDYDAYPRSRTLTLGVNLEF from the coding sequence ATGAAGCTAACATTCTCAACAAATCAACTCAAACTATTAGCTTTAGGAATTTCTCTATTATGGGGTAGCCTAACACTAACTGCACAAACAACTATTAATGGCACGGTAACCGATGGGGAAACTAATTCTCCTTTACCAGGAGTCAATGTCATTGCGGGAACCCAAGGGGTCATAACTGATTTTGATGGTAATTATGAATTATCTGTACCAAGCGAAATTACCTCGTTAGAATTCTCATCATTGGGCTTTGCTACACAAAGCGTTGCAATTGATGGCCGCACCACGATTAATGTGACAATGGATCCTGAAAGCCAAGCACTTGACGAAGTAGTCATAGTGGGGTACGGTACTGTAAAAAAGAGCGACTTAACAGGGTCTGTATCCTCCATTGACGGAGACGCTTTTAAGGAATTGCCAGTTACGTCAGTGGACCAAGCCATACAGGCAAGAGCTCCCGGGGTTCAAGTAACCCAAACATCTGCAGCTCCAGGCGGTGGTGTTTCAGTTCGTATTAGAGGTTCAAATTCAATTAACAGCGGTAGCGAACCGTTATATGTTGTTGACGGATTTCCAATATATCCGGACAATAGCGCCTATAGTGCTGGTGGTGCTAGACAGGCCACCAATATTCTTGCCTCTATAAATCCAAACGATATAGAATCTATTGAAGTCCTCAAAGATGCTTCTGCCACCTCCATCTATGGGTCAAGAGGGTCCAATGGTGTTGTATTGATTACTACCAAAAGAGGTAAGGCGGGAAAGGCAAAAATCAGTTATGATGGGTCATACTCAACCCAAACCATTACCAATCCGATAAACGTATTGACCGGTTCAGAGTTTGCCACCTATTTGAACACGTTGGAAACTAGCCAAGGCGGTGCACCTATTTACTCGCAAGATCAGGTAAGTGCTTTTGGCAAAGGAACAAACTGGTTAGACGAAGTAACAAGGGTAGGTTCTGTTCAAAATCATCAACTTACATTTTCAGGTGGAAATAAAGAAAATAGATATGCGATAACAGGAAATTATCATGACAATAAGGGTATAATTAAAATGACAGATTTCCAGAGATACGGTATTCGACTAAACGTTGATAATTCTGTTTTTAACAACTTTCTTAATGTAAGTTCTAGCTGGTCTTACAATAGAACGGTCTCTAATAATGCTCCTACGGATCAAGGAGGACCTGGAGGTATTATTATTACTGCATTGGGTCTGGATCCAACGGTACCGGTATTTAATGAAGATGGCACCTATGCTTTAGCATCTTACGATGGTAGATTTTCAATAAATCCTCTACAAGAGCTTGAATTTGCAACCGATAAGGATATCACCAATAGAGTTTTGGGAAATACCACATTTACCTTTAACCTAACAGAACACTTAAAAGCCAAAACAAGTATAGGAGCTGATATCTTAAACATAAATAGAACAAGTTTTTTTCCATCTGTAAACACTAGAATAGGTAGGGACAATGCTGGCGAATTAACGCTGGCCAACAGAAATTCCGGGAATATCTTAAACGAAAACTTACTTACCTACAACAACCAATTTGGAAAACATTTTGTAGATGCCGTTGCAGGTTACACCTACCAAAAAGAAGTGAATAATTTCTTCAGCAGCACCACACGCGGTATTACAGCTGCCTCTGTAGACCAAGCCACTTTACAAGGAGGACCAGATATCATAACCCCAACTTCCAACAGAAGAGAGTGGTTATTAGAATCTGTTTTAGGTAGAATCAATTATAATTTTGACAGTAGATATTTGGCAACGGTTACGTTTAGAAGAGATGGTTCTTCAAGATTTGGAACTGAGAACAAGTGGGCAAATTTTCCTTCCGTAGCTTTAGGGTGGAATTTATCAAATGAAAATTTCTTTGCTGATAAAGGAATTTCAGAGGTAATGAACAACTTTAAACTTAGAGCAAGTTGGGGATTAACTGGTAACTCGGAAATACCAGTTTACAATTCTTTGGCAAACCTTAGCGAATTTAATTATGTAGTTAACGGTAGTTTGGTTTTGGGTCTTGCTGACGACAGATTAAGCAACGCCGATTTGAAATGGGAGTCAACAACAATGAGAAACATTGGTATTGACGCTTCTTTCTTTAATAGCCGTATGAACTTAACATTAGATTATTTTAGCAATAGAACTGAAGACCTATTACTGTTTGTTTCAATACCAAGTAGCCTTGGATTCCAATCTATCCTTAAAAACTCGGGATCACTAGAAAATACCGGATTTGAAATTGGATTGGATGGTTATATCGTAAATGGAGAAGATTTTAAATGGAATGTTGCAGGTAACCTTTCAATTCTTAAAAACGAGCTTACAGATTTGGGTGATAGTACTCCTTTCTTCTCTGGCTCCACAAGTGGCCATCTTGGTGTAGAAGGTAGCTGGGTAGAAGCCGGCAACCCAATAGGTGTTTGGAGAGGATATGATTATGTGGGTATTTTTCAATCAGAAGATGAAATAGCCAACAACCCTTCAAGATCAGGAGACAAACCGGGTTACCCACAATATAGGGACGTAAACGGTGATGGTGAAATTACTCCAGATGACTATGTGATTATAGGTGACCCAAATCCTGATTTCACTTGGGGATTGAATTCAACATTTACCTATAAGAATTTTGATATGGGATTATTTTTCAGAGGTTCACAAGGATTTGATGTAAGAAACTTGCAAGCTTCCGAACTAGGAGATGGTGTTCAGAAAATAAATCAAATAAGCACAATTCTTACAGATTCTTGGACACCAACCAATACCGGTGCTTCAAGACCTGTGATAGATGGCAACAGAGACTTTGCCAATTCTTACAGAGATTCAGATTACTTTATTGAAGACGGATCCTTCATTAGACTTCAAAATATATCGTTAGGGTATACACTTCCACAATTTAACGATCTCATATCAAAAGCAAGAATTTATGTAAGTGGTCAAAATTTATTCACAATTACAGATTATACTGGCTTTGACCCAGAAGTGAACAATAGAGGTCAGAACAACTTAAATAGAGGAGATGACTATGACGCTTACCCACGATCAAGAACTTTGACTTTGGGAGTAAATCTAGAATTTTAA
- a CDS encoding RagB/SusD family nutrient uptake outer membrane protein, with protein sequence MKKHKNAIPWSFILLLTIAINLIGCTDLEENPDFTTQENFFATAEQLELGVNAVYDGIGYGQDWTNHYYNRFVFECLAGYQVGWEKGPLNYQNGNVSPDDEYIEAYWRISYENINRANAVIQKADELKEEGVPNIALVDRVKAEAQFLRAFYYFNLVRYFDNIPVTTTRTESDQDLPSNENGKRVALDLIQSDLTMAANILPESHDSENLGRATKWAALALLVKAYLQDEKWEQALTTSETVINESGLTLFDNFADTFSAARENSGPRIFEAQVSAGANAGENQNYHQHFIPGDLPNDLGGVGWHWLNSTQAFREKYDPTDKRISGTFIEEYPTTRVGPNTAGERPVVKWSADASYNLSRFGGMVAADADPNNPDELIFSNGWSAKYTEMGIDNANLTEKNIVYLRLADILLGHSEAANESGIGDPYFGINEVRRRAGLAPLSGLNKETLRDAIVKERVLEFAMECEVYPELKRKSAFGGSPDYLGDYIQEFIDTYGVDRTLSAKDYVLPLPLNEVLGNPNVTQNPQYQ encoded by the coding sequence ATGAAAAAGCACAAAAATGCAATTCCATGGAGTTTTATCCTACTCCTGACCATTGCTATAAATTTAATAGGCTGTACGGATTTAGAGGAGAATCCCGACTTTACAACACAAGAAAATTTCTTTGCAACTGCTGAACAACTAGAATTAGGAGTAAACGCCGTCTATGATGGTATCGGGTACGGCCAAGACTGGACCAATCACTATTACAACAGATTTGTATTTGAATGTTTGGCAGGGTATCAGGTAGGCTGGGAAAAAGGGCCCCTAAATTATCAAAACGGGAATGTATCCCCGGATGACGAGTATATAGAAGCGTATTGGAGAATTTCCTACGAAAACATAAACCGGGCCAATGCCGTTATTCAGAAAGCGGACGAGCTAAAAGAAGAGGGTGTTCCCAATATTGCCCTAGTGGATAGAGTAAAGGCCGAAGCTCAATTTTTAAGAGCGTTTTACTACTTCAATTTGGTACGATATTTTGATAATATTCCAGTAACAACAACAAGGACCGAAAGTGACCAGGATTTGCCTTCTAACGAAAATGGAAAAAGAGTGGCTTTGGATTTAATACAATCAGATTTGACCATGGCAGCAAACATTTTACCTGAGTCCCATGATTCAGAAAACCTAGGACGTGCTACGAAATGGGCCGCTCTAGCCTTGCTGGTCAAGGCGTACTTACAGGATGAAAAATGGGAACAAGCCCTAACAACATCCGAAACAGTTATTAATGAGAGTGGCCTTACTTTGTTTGATAATTTTGCCGATACTTTCTCTGCTGCTAGGGAAAATTCCGGCCCAAGAATATTTGAAGCACAAGTTTCAGCCGGAGCCAACGCAGGTGAAAACCAAAATTATCATCAACATTTTATTCCTGGAGATTTGCCTAACGACCTTGGAGGTGTTGGATGGCACTGGCTAAATTCAACTCAAGCGTTCCGTGAAAAATATGACCCGACCGACAAAAGAATTTCGGGTACTTTTATTGAAGAATATCCAACCACCAGAGTCGGACCAAATACAGCAGGCGAAAGACCTGTTGTTAAATGGAGTGCAGATGCGTCATACAATCTGAGCCGTTTTGGCGGAATGGTAGCCGCCGATGCAGACCCAAATAACCCGGATGAGCTTATTTTCTCTAACGGATGGTCTGCAAAATATACAGAAATGGGTATCGACAACGCCAATTTAACAGAAAAAAACATTGTTTATTTAAGATTGGCAGACATATTACTAGGACACTCAGAGGCTGCTAACGAAAGTGGTATTGGAGACCCTTACTTTGGCATAAACGAAGTAAGACGAAGAGCAGGATTGGCTCCATTGTCGGGATTGAACAAAGAAACTTTAAGGGATGCGATAGTAAAAGAACGGGTTCTTGAATTTGCTATGGAGTGCGAAGTCTATCCTGAATTAAAAAGGAAAAGTGCGTTTGGAGGCTCTCCTGACTATCTTGGAGATTATATTCAGGAATTTATTGACACTTACGGTGTAGACAGAACATTATCCGCCAAAGATTATGTACTACCTCTTCCACTTAATGAGGTTTTGGGCAACCCTAACGTAACCCAAAATCCGCAGTACCAGTAA